The Manihot esculenta cultivar AM560-2 chromosome 8, M.esculenta_v8, whole genome shotgun sequence genomic interval TATTCAAGAGCATTATGTCCCTTCATTGTACCAATAAAATGATGGGTGAATTACTATCAGATCTCTAAGTTTGTAAGAAATTTAATAGTTCGTcccaatttcaaaatcactcgATTAAAATGCCACTGTATCTTGTAAAATCTAACTCTTTAGTCAttctgttaaaaaaattattagtcatCTTAAATATATGTGTTTTTTAGtccttataatttaattatgcatattatttaatcatgtaattttaaatatttatattatttagtttatatgaGTTAGGTTAAAATAAGTTTAGTAACATTTCTTTGACAAGAGGACCAAAGAGTTAGATTTTATGAAGTATGAGGGCGTTTTAATTGAGTGTTTTAAAATAGGAACGAATTAgagaattttctaaaaattcaaGGACTTGATAGTAATGTTCCCTAAAATATACATAATTCTGCTATGATTTTTGGACTTATATCATGAGTAGTTTTGAATTTCTCTTTTGGGGAATGTATCTGCACCTGTACAGTCCCTTTCAGAAGAAGATAGGAAATTCCTTTAAAGTTAATTTGTCTGATTGTCTCATTGGTGCAGGTGGTGAAAATCAGACTACAGCAACAAAAAGGGTTGAGTCCTGAGCTCCTCAAGTACAAGGGTCCCATACATTGTGCTCGTATGATTGTCCGAGAAGAAGGCTTCCTTGGGCTCTGGGCAGGGGCTGCCCCAACTGTTATGCGCAATGGCACAAACCAGGCAGCCATGTTTACTGCAAAAAATGCTTTTGATGTATTACTGTGGAAGAAACATGAAGGTGATGGGAAAGTCCTCCAACCATGGCAGTCCATGATATCAGGATTTCTAGCTGGAACAGCAGGTCCTGTTTGCACTGGACCGTTTGATGTAGTCAAAACGAGGCTAATGGCTCAGAGTAGAGAGGGGGGCAATTTGAAGTACAAAGGCATGATCCACGCTATCAGAACAATATATGCTGAGGAAGGACTTCTTGCCTTGTGGAAAGGACTGTTGCCCCGGCTGATGAGAATCCCACCTGGCCAGGCTATAATGTGGGCTGTGGCTGACCAAATTATTGGTCTCTATGAGAGAAGATATATACACAACGCCTCCTTGTAGGTactgttttatgttgttttgattgTTCTGGTCCCAGACCACCTAGTGATTGACCTACTTAGACTTTGTGGGATAGGTAATATGCTTCCATTGATTTGCTTGTTCTGGTTTTCAAGGCCATTGCAAGAATGCAATAATAAACTTCTTGTTGAGTTGGTTGTTTAGAAGACATAATGAAATATGAAATGGATGGGAATGGTAACCCGAGGTTTCATCCAagccttttcttcaaatttgtcACAGTAAGAGGATACGGTTGCGGCCTGCAGCTAAGGTTCTTTTAATCTCGCCTTCTGCACCTTGTTGATGGGGCATGATATCATGTTGTAAACAGCTTGTGTGGCGTCGCAGTCTTAGACAGGCACTCTAGTGTCAAGgcataaaaagactaaaattaaGTGTCCTAATGCACTTTACATATATGCCTCATTGTTCTTCTGCCTTGAATTCCTGTTGCTGTTATCACTAGATTTTTTGTGTTAGAATGAAAATTTGCTGCTTGTGTGTGAGTGAGGCCAATGTGCTTGAGTTTTCATGACTTGGTTTGCATGATGCGTCTGTGTATCCAGGAATGAATGGGAAAATCCTACCATGCAACTGGATGAATGAATGGGAAGAGTCTACCATACAGTTGGGTGTACAAATCATAATGAGAATTTTTTACCATGttttagataaaatttcttttaatttcaaattatgtGTCATAATTCTATTGGATGGGTGTTTACCTTTATAGAATTTGGGGTAGAATCAGTTGCTGTGCCTTGAGAATATGGAATGACAGAATGCTATTTCAATTTTTCTTCCAATCGTAAACAGTTATCTACACCTGCAATCTTttcattttagaaaataaaataatgacatTAAACTTTCTGCCAAGTATTTGTATTAACTGTTTCAGATCGTGACCGACTGAATTTATAATTGGAAAAGTAGAATTTATTtgtttagtatttttattttataaatttcaaaattacatatttaattaaaaataaaataaaataaaaatttgagtgagaaattattaataaactaGTCGATCCGCAGATTTTAATTGTGCAGTTATTAATTTGCGATTTGCAGATTTTAATTGTGcagttattaattttattgataaagaataaaaaaattagaaaatgattttttttttttttaatgcttaAGAGGTATACATCACCTCTAAAAGGATCTGAATTTATCttacaaaattcaaaatcaaaattttcaagcAAATATCTCATAAAgttattaaatgtttttaatgtattttttttatttattttgaataatagtataaataaattttattattaattaaatcgcAAAGATTcatattatacattaatttcTAACATTAtgcttatttataaaaattggttctattttttaaaaatatatgtaatataattattttataattatataataataattttcaattaaaaaatattttatagattaGTTATCTAtatgattaataaatatttttaaattgtagCTTTTGTaagtttattattatatttattatgttggatctttaaaaaaatatataacactttaaaattatgttaactcagcataatataatatatatatatatagatatatataaaaCTATAGTTATCAACATGCAAAATAGATAATGgactgataaaaaaaattaagaatattaaaataatttaaaaaataaaaaaatattttatatattagttatccatattattaataaatatttttgagtTCTGCCGtatgtaaatttattattaccTTTATCTTCTcaaaaacaatataatattttaaaattatatcaacCCATCATAACAACactaagaatatatatatatatatatattttcttaggACGCAAttaatgaataataaataaatataaattaattttaataaaaacacaaaaagataaattaaatgaacataaattatataaaaattttaaaaaacaaattaaacaaaattcaaaacacaaattaaatgaatttgaattagaaaactattaaaataattaaaaatttcaaaaaaattgtgaaaggtattaaaataattgaaaaaaaaacattttcttGTTCTCTTATTCCTTTCCAAAATCCTTCAAAAACttattttatgatttatgataaaattttaatatgttgattattaatttataaatacttatatttaaattttaaattaaaaaatagacatcttcatctctgaactaactcttaaatatataaaaataaggaGAATGTAGATTCGTGTCACCGTATGGACCATATATCATAAAATCAGACACAACATCGTATGCCAATGGATTGTGTTTTTTATATGACAACTCAGCAGATATTACATAATCAATCTCTATCGGTATTTTAAGCTTATTTTTTTTAGCCACACCAAAAAATGTAATTGAAGCAAAtcttttttttgaaattcaacTTGTATATAAAACAACaccaaaatgatttttttttctttatatcgTTCACAAAACAATCGAGCTTCATTTTAAAAAACGCGTACAACTATATTTTGTTGATCTTCAGCTTTCTGGCCCAAGATTAAACTTAACATGCATTTTATTTCTAACCAAGCTGGACTATGTGCGAAGGTAATAAATAAATCTGAATACCCATAAAATTTACATATAGCCATTGCATCATGGTAATGCTCTAGCATATACCTAGGACCACTGATATAATTGGAAGGCAGAATCACAGATTTACCAACTCTATTTCCATCACAATCTCCTCTAAGAAATGCTTCTCTAATCTCGTAGTAGAGTTCTGATCGTAGCTGTTTTTGATTGCGTTGGATAAAATCTAAACGTTTTTCTTCAATACATGCATATGCATCTACAATAAATTGTTGGAACAACTTTCCTCTATTCAAAAGCGTTGTTCCTTCTAGATAGAGCTATTGCAAACGATAACCATAATATTCATGCATAGTGACAAATCGACGTTTTTTTGATTTGACAAAATCAGGATTCACATATTCAATGTCAATTTGATATCCGTCTTTTCCATATGGAAATAGAATAGGATATTGCATAGACATTAAGCTAGGGTGTAATATGCTTATATGTTTCAATTTTCTATCTTTATGTTCAACAACTATGtctcaatttttattatacATATCAATATCTCCAACAATTAATCTAGCAATTTCAGATGCAACTGGCCGTGCGTACGAACCACTGTGACTTGAGCGCTTACCAATTAATCTTAACCTTATAGGCATAAAGTCACTCTTTAAAATCTACCCTTGCCATCCTAAAAGATTTAACAATTTGATTATGGCTATTAAACATATCAATTAAATTGTGAACTATTGTTTGATCAATAGAAGAAATGTCCAAAAATAAGAATAATCCATTTTGCAGTTCATATCCAGTGTCATATATATGTAATTGCACAAAACGTGGTTTCTATCCTTCACTTGGCAACAATGAATAAATAGCATGGTATATTTGACCACTCatcttaaaaatataaggattatTTGTTTTGTTTATGTCATGGTCAATGTTGCCACCCATCGACGTGAAAGCAAACATTGAATTGTATATTCGtatattttctttgaatttaACACTTGTAGATCCAAGTCAAAGATTCATAAGGGAAGCCAAATAAGGAGGAGCCTCTTTTAATAAAGGCAATTTAATTGCTCCTTTCTCACAACAACGTGGGTAAACTAATTTCTTATTTCTAGAGCTATTCTTAAGACATTCAACCTCCCAAAAAATAGCTCTCCATTGGTCACAAACATGCTGTGGGTTGCCAAAGTCAACCGGTTTGAAGAAGCGCCCTAAGGAGATAAAAGGGAtcataagtaaaaaaaaaaaatattagtttgTATCATTAAAGATACAGACTTGTTTGGTTATGGGTAACATCGACAAAATCCGCACAAGTACACAGAGCAGAAGAGTCGTCGGGCCAATCCTCTACGATGGGATcaacattatataaaaatttctttAAAGGGATGCTTTTCGTTGCAGGGTTATTCCATATTAAGGTATCATACAAATTTCCATCGATTAAAATGCTCGAAGATAGGCTAGGCACGTCATGATGATGATTAAAAAGGCACTTTCTACTACCACTAAATCTTGGACCATTAATGCATCTAATTATAATCGATTCTTTTTAAAGAGTtgactaaataattatttataaagttTAATACCTTTAGTGCATTCCTCAATATCAATAGTGATATCAACTAAGTTACCATCAATTTCTGCATTTGAATTAAGTAAATACATTTTACTGCATAGAAATTTTGAgatattaaagataaataagacaataaaaggtaaaaaaaaaatataagaaaatggtAAAAGCATGTTGAGAATAACAATCGAGAATAACAACATATGTacaaaaaaatacttaaaattaaattgtataaGAAAACGTACAGTTAAAGATGATATTGATGTAAACACCTGCAGTGAAATAATACAAAAGGTAAGTTGATAAGTGAAAATAATCTATACAAGTATAACTAAAATGAATGctaaaaagaaagtaaaaaagCATAAGCAAGTGGAAATAATTTACATAAGCAATGGCAATTAAACAATATAGTTAAATGGACTTGTATTTTtttgtaaattattaaaaatagcaagtaattttaaattaaattataatgtgaataaaatgaaaattgtaCAAAAGTCAAAAGGGAAATATGAGTATTTAAATGTATTACTGcaaagttaaaatttatttaaataaaatctaagTAACTAAGTGATAATTAAATTGTCAAATAATGCAGTTATGTGTTTTAAAGGAATTAAATTATGAACATGCATTACTCAGTTGCCTAACAACAAtaaagtttaaaactaaaaaaaattgctTCTCTCTGtgaatatttagaaattaaagcATCTTAGAGTAAGTAATTTTTTGTGCGAAGAAACTAATAgtgcaaaattaaaaaaaaaaacacaatcaCAATcataaactattatttttaaaaaaaacctaGAAATCGATTCTCTGCGCAGTCACTCTCTCGAACCCACTGAAATAGAACCCTAACGGTTCATTCAGCCATCGTTTCTCATAGTGATAAGATCTTCCACCCTCTACCACAACGATAGTAAGAAATTGACACCTAATCGTTGTAATATAGTAaactattttggagaaaattgTCAATCATGGGACCATCAATGAAGATCCTACCCAATCGTAAATCAAAAGAAACCCATATTCAACAAAATACAGATACCCACTTCAATCTCTCGTtcaataaattattcaaacGTCGACGATAGCAATATCCCTTCAATAGAGCGGTCGATCATCGTTACTCAAAACTAAAAAGAATCCAAGATGAAGGATGAAAATCTAAGGTAAGATATCAATCCATAAATCAAATAGAATATCTTTCCCTTTTTGCTGGTTCACTAATCTGTATTTCACTTTGAGGGCCCTGAAAGGAGGCGCAAAGTCCAATTGCGGGATAATTCGGCAGAAGAGGGAAAAAACCACAAAGCTAAGTATTATTAAGTTCGTTCAAATAAATCAAAGTTTCAAATCTAAATATGTAGCTGTGATTTTAATGTGGTTATATTTGAATACTTATcccctatattttttttttgaaagcagaACTACtggttgtattaataaaattttatcaaacaatGAGGGATATCATTCTAAATAGAGAGACGATCATGCCTAATAGATTCTCATACCATCTAACAaatatttacaatcattcaaaatcaaatccagTTCAGAAATGTCTAAATGTGGAGACTGAAGAGGTTGAACCACTTGCAAACAGTCCATAAGAATGCAGCAATTAAAAGGCAAAAATTCCGTCGCAAAGAGCAAACAGTGACGAGAGCTAAAGTTAAAACTCCTAAAGTCCCGAAACCTCATACCCCCCTCCTTCTTCCTACTACACATCTTCTCCCACGCTAGCCAATTAATACCCCTCCGCCCTTCTCTTTTACCCCCCACAAAAAACTATTGACCATTCTATGCAATTCATTCAAAATAGTaatgagaataaaaaaaaatattcatgcaATATGTAGGTATAGCCTGCAACACAGATTTTATGAGAACCTCCCTGCCTACTCTAGATAGGAATCTACTACTCCATGAATTAATCCTCTTCCACATTCTTTTTTTCAGAAAACCAAAAATTGCTTTTTTGTTCCTCCCAATAAG includes:
- the LOC110621280 gene encoding mitochondrial succinate-fumarate transporter 1, translating into MEESNEQKVNPYPKKASIPPYMKAVSGSLGGIVEASCLQPIDVIKTRLQLDRTGTYKGIIHCGTTVSRTEGVRALWKGLTPFATHLTLKYALRMGSNAVLQSAFKDSETGKLTNRGRILSGFGAGVLEALVIVTPFEVVKIRLQQQKGLSPELLKYKGPIHCARMIVREEGFLGLWAGAAPTVMRNGTNQAAMFTAKNAFDVLLWKKHEGDGKVLQPWQSMISGFLAGTAGPVCTGPFDVVKTRLMAQSREGGNLKYKGMIHAIRTIYAEEGLLALWKGLLPRLMRIPPGQAIMWAVADQIIGLYERRYIHNASL